The bacterium genome includes a window with the following:
- a CDS encoding alginate lyase family protein, with the protein MLRFKKPSIVKDLCNRLPPDLTPSTAIVSADDFLAITDLINDGQRSRVIEEAQNILKGRLNIYHTREIHAGQTINWHHDVLTNITWPKVPWRSIRLKQDHLGSIRNIWELNRHKHFVVLGKAYIYTNDKRFFNGFKEHFESWIRQNPYGIGVNWYSSLEIAMRAISWLWVYTFFGQTPAFAKIHDPFINNLYIHAQHIYHYRSEFLHPSNHNIGEAAALYMLCAVFPQFDPDRTWRKKARDMLEKEVIRQTYTDGGCKEQSFSYMLFDLDLLMQTLFVSERMGDAFSDHFVTRIEKMLDCLSLLAQPGNKIPMVGDSDNARGLPIINSCNFWQEEDLFCLGGLFFDRRDLLSKTKIFTESAAWLTGARGYKKYHTLKKVATQNSSTYLLQSGYFILRDNRKHDIYVLYDVGELGIGKVAGHGHDDLTSVVISINNNEFIIDPGTYTYSAQDPRRSYLRSTSAHNTILIDNTPRIKPLSSFDWDKTIKGHAIRYGFLDKIDFAEASYDYKAHVTHRRKTVLQKHGWIGIQDHIAGHGLHQVELNFHLSPEVIIVDHTGNSILCRNRRNYLILYVSNYDYALSVVKDEVSYTYGISIPSKTIKLAAHRFLPETVTTLFVPSFGKPNIMSEQALDQAFKTIETI; encoded by the coding sequence ATGTTGCGCTTTAAAAAGCCATCCATAGTAAAGGATCTTTGCAATCGCCTGCCACCCGATCTAACCCCCTCCACGGCCATTGTTTCTGCTGATGATTTCCTTGCAATCACGGATTTGATCAACGACGGGCAACGGAGTAGAGTTATTGAAGAAGCACAAAATATTCTCAAAGGACGCTTGAATATATATCATACGCGGGAAATACACGCCGGGCAAACGATAAACTGGCATCATGATGTCCTGACAAATATTACATGGCCCAAAGTACCCTGGCGTTCAATACGCCTAAAACAGGATCATCTGGGCAGCATCAGAAATATATGGGAACTCAACCGGCACAAACATTTTGTGGTCCTTGGAAAGGCGTATATTTATACGAACGATAAACGGTTTTTTAACGGATTCAAGGAACATTTTGAATCATGGATTCGTCAGAACCCGTATGGCATCGGTGTTAACTGGTATAGTTCACTTGAGATCGCCATGCGTGCCATATCATGGCTCTGGGTATATACTTTTTTTGGCCAAACTCCAGCCTTTGCAAAGATCCATGATCCATTTATTAACAATCTCTATATCCACGCGCAGCATATATATCATTATCGCAGTGAATTCCTCCATCCAAGCAATCATAATATTGGAGAAGCAGCGGCATTATACATGCTTTGTGCAGTTTTTCCTCAATTCGACCCAGATCGAACCTGGCGCAAAAAAGCCAGAGATATGCTCGAAAAGGAGGTTATACGCCAGACTTATACTGATGGCGGATGTAAAGAGCAGTCTTTCTCCTATATGCTTTTTGATCTGGACCTGCTGATGCAGACGCTGTTTGTAAGCGAACGCATGGGCGATGCTTTTTCTGATCATTTTGTCACCCGGATCGAAAAGATGCTAGATTGTCTGTCATTACTGGCACAACCGGGTAACAAAATACCTATGGTCGGTGATAGCGACAACGCGCGGGGACTGCCGATTATAAACAGCTGCAATTTTTGGCAGGAAGAAGACTTGTTTTGTCTGGGTGGCTTATTCTTTGACCGCAGAGATCTTTTAAGTAAAACAAAAATCTTCACAGAAAGCGCCGCCTGGCTCACTGGAGCAAGAGGATATAAAAAATACCATACTCTCAAAAAAGTTGCAACACAGAATTCTTCAACTTATTTGCTTCAGAGCGGATATTTTATCCTGCGTGACAACAGGAAACATGACATCTATGTTCTATACGACGTCGGCGAATTGGGGATCGGCAAAGTAGCGGGCCACGGTCATGATGATCTTACAAGCGTGGTGATTTCCATAAATAACAATGAATTTATAATAGACCCTGGAACTTATACCTACTCTGCGCAGGATCCCCGGCGTTCCTATTTGCGATCCACCAGCGCTCATAATACAATATTGATAGACAATACTCCAAGGATAAAACCACTTTCGAGCTTTGACTGGGATAAAACCATCAAAGGGCATGCAATACGTTATGGATTTTTGGATAAGATTGATTTTGCAGAAGCCAGCTACGATTATAAAGCGCACGTTACCCATCGGAGAAAAACAGTTCTGCAAAAACACGGGTGGATAGGTATCCAGGATCACATCGCCGGACATGGTCTTCACCAGGTCGAGTTGAATTTCCATCTTTCACCTGAGGTTATTATTGTTGACCATACCGGCAATTCGATTTTGTGCAGGAACAGACGGAATTACCTGATCCTGTATGTCTCTAACTATGATTACGCGCTTTCCGTGGTCAAGGATGAAGTCTCATACACATATGGTATTTCGATACCGTCAAAGACGATCAAACTGGCAGCGCATCGATTCCTGCCGGAGACCGTGACCACGCTTTTTGTTCCAAGTTTTGGTAAACCCAATATTATGAGTGAACAAGCACTGGATCAGGCCTTCAAAACCATCGAGACCATATGA
- a CDS encoding glycosyltransferase family 4 protein translates to MKILYITQYYPPEIGAGSFRAEAIVDGLARRGHEVTVITEIPNYPHGKVYTGFNKRPWQVRKYSNHQVHYVWVKSAVKMNFIKRIALYLSFAFMAIGKGLLLKEKHDVIYVTSPPLFVGITAYVLGKILRIPYIFEVRDLWPQIAIESGELSNPIAIKMARWLESFLYLHSRHIVTVTKGFKRSINQMNVPSSKVDVVFNFAKTDQNITTAIPDNVKSNFNNRFTVLYAGILGYFQGIDVIIQAANLVKHQPDILFIIVGKGTEEQALKKLSTELQLKNIVWLPPQPNTLTHVLLSTAGCSVIPLKNLPSLRMTIPSKLFDYMGCGCPIILSASGEAVDMLRSSGAGVCVEPENADQLANAILNLYNNKNTCNEYSQKGKKAVNSIFSSEKAIDTINNIVTRVVIGS, encoded by the coding sequence ATGAAAATTCTTTACATCACACAATACTATCCGCCCGAGATCGGTGCGGGGTCATTCAGGGCCGAAGCCATTGTCGACGGTTTAGCGCGAAGAGGCCATGAAGTAACGGTGATAACCGAGATACCAAATTACCCGCATGGCAAGGTCTATACCGGGTTCAACAAAAGGCCATGGCAGGTCCGCAAATACAGCAATCATCAAGTTCATTATGTTTGGGTCAAGTCTGCTGTGAAGATGAATTTTATCAAGCGTATTGCGCTTTACCTGTCATTCGCATTCATGGCTATCGGCAAAGGCTTATTGTTGAAAGAAAAACATGATGTCATTTATGTAACATCTCCGCCGCTCTTTGTAGGTATTACGGCTTATGTACTGGGCAAGATCCTTCGAATACCCTATATTTTTGAAGTCAGAGATCTCTGGCCTCAGATCGCGATCGAAAGCGGCGAACTCAGCAACCCAATAGCGATCAAAATGGCGAGATGGTTAGAATCCTTTCTATATCTGCATTCACGACATATTGTAACCGTTACAAAAGGATTCAAGAGATCAATAAACCAAATGAATGTGCCGTCTTCAAAAGTTGACGTTGTTTTCAATTTTGCAAAAACGGATCAAAATATAACAACTGCAATTCCAGATAATGTGAAGTCTAATTTTAATAATAGATTTACTGTCCTTTATGCCGGGATCCTTGGTTATTTTCAGGGTATTGATGTCATCATACAGGCCGCCAATCTAGTTAAGCACCAGCCGGATATTTTGTTTATAATAGTCGGCAAGGGAACCGAAGAGCAAGCGTTAAAGAAATTAAGTACCGAGCTCCAGTTAAAAAACATTGTATGGCTGCCACCTCAACCGAACACATTAACGCATGTTCTTTTGTCAACGGCTGGTTGTTCCGTGATCCCCTTAAAAAACCTACCCAGCCTAAGAATGACCATACCTTCCAAGCTGTTCGATTATATGGGTTGTGGCTGTCCAATTATCTTATCTGCCAGCGGTGAAGCGGTCGACATGCTGAGATCATCAGGGGCCGGTGTCTGTGTTGAACCAGAAAACGCCGATCAGTTAGCCAATGCCATTTTGAATTTATATAATAACAAAAACACATGTAATGAATATTCACAAAAGGGTAAAAAAGCAGTAAACAGTATTTTCTCCAGTGAAAAGGCTATAGACACAATCAACAACATAGTGACGCGCGTGGTGATAGGTTCCTGA
- a CDS encoding isoprenylcysteine carboxylmethyltransferase family protein codes for MTEQKNILRAGNFFFRYRAVIAVPFFIALVLLSKRPYSLVVPVVLTLVGLAVRSWAAAYVGKGSRGTTILAEYRIVNGPYRFYRHPIYLGNLLLVYGTVVLFNPGVLFSILVIFLFLVEYSIIIKTEDEYLINKEPKMVRFSFQNLAHELSTLLVMIVIYLIYVLRFVVFSRILPVLTLSCALIYFQK; via the coding sequence ATGACAGAACAGAAAAACATCTTACGAGCAGGTAATTTTTTTTTCCGTTACAGAGCTGTTATTGCCGTACCGTTCTTTATCGCCCTGGTGTTACTATCCAAACGCCCTTATTCCTTGGTCGTACCTGTTGTCCTAACGCTGGTTGGTCTGGCAGTCCGGTCATGGGCTGCGGCATACGTCGGCAAAGGTTCGCGGGGCACTACGATCCTGGCCGAATACAGGATCGTCAATGGTCCATACCGGTTCTACCGGCACCCCATCTATCTCGGCAACTTACTGCTGGTGTACGGGACGGTTGTATTGTTTAATCCTGGTGTGCTGTTTTCAATACTGGTGATCTTTCTTTTTCTCGTTGAATACAGCATCATCATCAAAACCGAGGACGAGTACCTTATAAATAAAGAACCTAAAATGGTACGGTTCAGTTTCCAGAACTTAGCCCATGAACTGTCGACGCTCCTCGTCATGATCGTCATCTACTTGATCTATGTATTGAGGTTTGTGGTTTTTTCACGGATTTTACCCGTATTGACATTGTCATGTGCTCTGATATACTTTCAAAAATGA
- a CDS encoding coenzyme F420-0:L-glutamate ligase produces the protein MNGSWQPNEGKKLNIELAGVLYSRLPVKTHVISAGDDLFKIVDEYVKPHLQAGDMIFISERVVAITQGRAYPIKDIKPSWLARFLVKFVYKSPHGIGLGSPWTMELAIREAGAFIILLAAMVSAVTKLFGIKGMFYVIAGKRVAAIDGPCDYTLPPYNQYAKLGPKNPNKVARLLKEKFGHEVVIIDANDLGVVVLGRSSKNITEQFGKNVFRDNPLGQSSQQTPLCIVRRVSNN, from the coding sequence ATGAACGGTTCCTGGCAACCGAACGAAGGAAAAAAGCTCAACATCGAACTCGCAGGCGTTTTATATTCGCGCCTGCCCGTAAAAACCCACGTCATCAGCGCCGGCGACGATCTTTTCAAGATCGTCGATGAGTACGTCAAACCTCACCTGCAGGCCGGCGATATGATCTTTATCAGCGAACGCGTCGTTGCCATCACCCAGGGACGGGCTTATCCAATAAAGGATATCAAACCCTCGTGGTTAGCCAGGTTCCTGGTCAAGTTCGTCTACAAGTCACCTCACGGCATCGGTCTGGGCAGTCCCTGGACCATGGAGCTCGCCATCCGGGAAGCAGGCGCATTCATTATCCTGCTCGCCGCCATGGTCTCTGCCGTGACCAAACTTTTCGGCATCAAGGGAATGTTCTACGTGATCGCGGGCAAGCGGGTCGCCGCGATCGACGGTCCATGCGATTATACCCTGCCGCCTTACAACCAGTACGCGAAACTTGGTCCTAAAAATCCGAACAAGGTCGCCCGGTTATTGAAAGAAAAATTCGGTCATGAGGTGGTAATAATCGACGCCAACGACCTGGGGGTCGTCGTGCTGGGCAGATCCAGCAAAAATATTACGGAGCAGTTCGGCAAGAACGTTTTCCGCGATAATCCCTTAGGACAATCCAGCCAGCAAACACCGCTGTGTATCGTGAGACGAGTATCTAATAATTAG
- a CDS encoding PBP1A family penicillin-binding protein yields the protein MEKAKNHFEHKENLMKASGKKRHRLRVILILAASLAVGFGAGTYMAVVRGLPPVESIAMFNPPVATKIFDQDNIQIGEFFIERRELTNFAEVPDYLKKGFICIEDKLFYQHWGVDIKALLRSLIVNILHLRAEQGFSTITMQLARNMFLTQEKTLLRKMKEIMLAIRIEKAYTKDEILEKYFNQVNFGQGRYGVETAARYYFDKKVKDLNLNECALLIALPKSPESYSPYKYPDRARTRRNLVLKEMLKEHIILEEEYEKAVQESLAVVEHKPQKAVGEYFMEELRRHLEMKYGGEFLYRSGANIYTTMNTTMQKVAEAVLEKHLAQMEKEYKFKNSKSKIDSIGIDDSLNATPYVQGAVVILDQHTGEVKALVGGRDFAQSKFNRATQARRQTGSAFKIFVFAAAIDNGFTAADVLLDLPIVLEVPGQDSIYRPSNYDHEFLGPITLRRALALSRNLVAIRLIRTIGPDLVVRYAHALGIKSPLLPVVSLALGSCTVTLLELTSAFSTIGNMGVENEPIFIRRITDKDGTVIERNEPESERRLSPPISYVMVNLMRSVVDNGTGIEVRKYYRGPAAGKTGTTDNYSDAWFVGFTPKYTAGIWIGFDDNQRIYRGATGGVVSAPIWGDIMKQIDTLMTGDFPIPDNIVWCKICQTSGLIATDYCPKPKDEAFIAGTEPQNKCDVHSFADRIEEEVEFEKIDKSALQGY from the coding sequence ATGGAAAAAGCGAAAAATCACTTCGAGCATAAGGAAAACCTTATGAAAGCCAGCGGTAAAAAGCGCCACCGCTTGAGAGTGATCCTGATCCTGGCGGCGTCGCTCGCCGTTGGTTTCGGCGCCGGGACATACATGGCCGTGGTCCGGGGCTTGCCGCCGGTTGAATCGATCGCGATGTTCAACCCGCCGGTGGCGACGAAGATCTTTGACCAGGACAATATTCAAATCGGCGAATTTTTTATCGAGCGCCGCGAATTAACGAACTTTGCCGAAGTCCCCGACTACCTGAAAAAAGGTTTCATTTGCATCGAGGACAAGCTTTTTTACCAGCACTGGGGCGTGGACATCAAGGCTCTGCTCCGTTCATTGATCGTGAACATTTTGCACTTGCGGGCGGAACAGGGGTTCAGCACCATCACCATGCAGCTCGCCCGGAACATGTTCCTGACCCAGGAAAAGACACTCCTGCGCAAAATGAAGGAGATCATGCTGGCGATACGCATCGAAAAGGCGTATACCAAGGACGAAATATTGGAAAAATATTTCAACCAGGTGAATTTTGGCCAGGGACGGTATGGCGTGGAGACCGCGGCGCGCTATTATTTCGATAAAAAGGTCAAGGATCTGAACCTTAACGAATGCGCGCTCCTGATCGCGCTGCCAAAGTCGCCGGAAAGCTATTCTCCATACAAGTATCCGGACCGCGCGCGGACGCGGCGCAACCTCGTGCTGAAGGAAATGCTGAAGGAACATATCATTTTGGAAGAGGAATATGAAAAAGCGGTCCAGGAATCGCTCGCGGTCGTGGAGCATAAACCCCAAAAGGCAGTCGGCGAATATTTCATGGAGGAATTGCGGCGTCATCTTGAAATGAAATACGGCGGCGAATTCCTCTACCGGAGCGGCGCCAATATTTACACGACGATGAATACTACAATGCAAAAGGTCGCCGAGGCGGTCCTGGAAAAACACCTTGCGCAAATGGAGAAAGAATACAAATTCAAGAACTCAAAATCCAAGATCGATTCGATCGGTATCGATGATTCTTTGAACGCGACGCCTTATGTCCAGGGCGCCGTTGTGATCCTGGACCAGCATACCGGCGAGGTGAAAGCGCTGGTGGGCGGACGCGATTTTGCCCAGAGCAAGTTCAACCGGGCGACCCAGGCGCGCCGGCAGACCGGCAGCGCTTTCAAGATATTTGTCTTTGCGGCAGCGATCGATAACGGGTTCACGGCCGCCGATGTTCTGCTCGATCTGCCGATCGTGCTCGAGGTTCCGGGTCAGGACAGCATCTACCGGCCGTCCAATTATGATCACGAATTCCTTGGTCCGATCACGCTGCGCAGGGCGCTCGCGCTTTCGCGGAACCTGGTCGCGATCAGGTTGATCAGAACGATCGGCCCGGACCTGGTCGTCAGGTATGCGCATGCGCTTGGTATCAAATCGCCCCTCCTGCCCGTGGTTTCGCTGGCGCTGGGCAGCTGCACCGTGACCCTGCTTGAACTAACCAGCGCGTTCAGCACGATCGGCAACATGGGCGTGGAGAACGAACCGATATTCATAAGGCGGATAACCGACAAGGACGGTACGGTCATCGAGCGTAATGAGCCGGAATCCGAACGCCGGCTATCGCCGCCGATCAGCTATGTTATGGTCAATTTGATGAGATCGGTCGTTGACAACGGGACCGGGATCGAGGTCCGGAAATACTACCGGGGCCCGGCTGCGGGCAAGACCGGCACCACTGATAATTACTCGGACGCCTGGTTCGTCGGGTTCACGCCCAAATACACGGCCGGCATCTGGATCGGATTTGACGACAACCAGCGCATCTACCGGGGTGCCACGGGCGGCGTCGTGTCCGCGCCGATCTGGGGCGATATCATGAAGCAGATCGATACCCTTATGACCGGTGATTTCCCGATCCCGGATAACATTGTTTGGTGCAAAATCTGCCAGACATCCGGTCTGATCGCCACCGATTACTGCCCCAAACCCAAGGATGAAGCTTTTATCGCGGGTACCGAACCCCAGAATAAGTGCGATGTGCACTCGTTCGCCGACCGGATCGAAGAAGAAGTCGAGTTCGAAAAGATCGACAAATCGGCGCTGCAGGGATACTAA
- the ugpC gene encoding sn-glycerol-3-phosphate ABC transporter ATP-binding protein UgpC, which produces MAEIKLENVTKVFEKNVPAVSRVDFTVADREFAVLLGPSGCGKTTILRMIAGLEDISGGHIYINGMMVDDVPPHKRDIAMVFQNYALYPHMTVYDNMAFGLRMRNYRRAQIEDMVMKAADILDIRGLLKRKPRQLSGGQRQRVALGRAIVRQPKLFLFDEPLSNLDAKLRVQMRTEIARLHKKLGSTVIYVTHDQVEAMTLGEKIVVLSDGEVQQIGNPHDIYHKPENRFVASFIGMPPMNFFRGKVTMHDGSLILSNHSCAMALDTKYKKYLGEELIVGIRPADFSFDAAGTPVPIMVEMIEPVGGETYVYGKFGDALFQARVPEGCTPQVARELQLRISPDRLYIFDGKSEKSLRA; this is translated from the coding sequence ATGGCTGAGATCAAACTTGAAAATGTGACCAAGGTTTTTGAAAAGAACGTGCCGGCCGTCAGCAGGGTCGATTTTACCGTGGCTGACCGTGAGTTCGCCGTCCTGCTGGGCCCATCTGGATGCGGCAAAACCACGATCCTGCGCATGATCGCCGGCCTTGAGGATATATCCGGCGGCCATATTTATATAAACGGCATGATGGTCGATGATGTCCCGCCCCATAAACGCGATATCGCGATGGTCTTCCAGAACTATGCGCTGTATCCGCACATGACCGTCTATGACAATATGGCGTTCGGGTTGCGGATGCGCAATTACCGGCGGGCCCAGATCGAAGATATGGTGATGAAAGCCGCTGATATCCTTGACATCAGGGGGTTGCTGAAGAGAAAACCCAGGCAGCTTTCCGGCGGTCAGCGCCAGCGGGTCGCCCTGGGCCGGGCGATCGTCCGGCAGCCGAAATTATTCCTTTTCGATGAACCATTGTCGAATCTCGATGCCAAGCTCAGGGTCCAGATGAGGACAGAGATTGCCCGTCTTCATAAAAAATTAGGGTCCACGGTGATCTATGTGACCCATGATCAGGTTGAAGCGATGACGCTGGGCGAAAAGATCGTCGTGCTCAGTGACGGCGAGGTCCAGCAGATCGGCAATCCCCATGATATATACCATAAACCGGAAAACCGTTTCGTTGCCAGTTTCATCGGAATGCCGCCGATGAACTTTTTCCGAGGAAAAGTGACGATGCACGACGGCTCCCTGATCTTGAGCAACCACTCCTGCGCGATGGCGCTGGATACAAAATACAAAAAATATCTGGGCGAGGAACTGATCGTCGGGATCAGACCGGCTGATTTTTCGTTCGATGCCGCCGGCACGCCAGTTCCCATCATGGTGGAAATGATCGAACCCGTTGGCGGCGAGACCTATGTTTATGGAAAATTCGGCGATGCATTGTTCCAGGCCCGGGTGCCTGAAGGCTGCACTCCCCAGGTCGCCCGCGAGCTGCAATTGAGGATCAGCCCTGACCGGCTGTACATTTTCGATGGAAAAAGCGAAAAATCACTTCGAGCATAA
- the accD gene encoding acetyl-CoA carboxylase, carboxyltransferase subunit beta, with the protein MWFKKKVQAKPEEKLVLPEGIWVKCDSCGEILYRNELEKNLWICHKCNFHFRINCTDYISLLLDEGSFEEYDADLESADPLEFPEYKKKIKRDQQKTGLKDGVIYGQAKISGRLVVFAAMDFRFMGGSMGSVIGEKVARSVRLACEKEVPLIILSTSGGARMQEGIFSLMQMSKTSAELALLAQKKILFISILTNPTTAGVMASYASLGDIIIAEPGALLGFTGARVIEQTIGEKLPPGFQRSEFMIEHGLVDMLVSRKDLKNTLVRILNIVVPK; encoded by the coding sequence ATGTGGTTTAAAAAGAAAGTTCAGGCAAAACCCGAGGAAAAGCTGGTTTTGCCCGAAGGCATCTGGGTCAAGTGCGACAGTTGCGGCGAGATCCTGTACCGCAATGAGCTGGAAAAAAACCTGTGGATCTGCCACAAATGTAATTTCCATTTCAGGATAAACTGCACGGATTATATCAGCCTGTTGCTTGATGAGGGCAGTTTTGAAGAATATGATGCCGATTTGGAATCAGCCGATCCCCTTGAATTCCCGGAATACAAAAAGAAAATAAAGCGAGACCAGCAAAAAACCGGTCTTAAGGACGGTGTGATCTACGGTCAGGCCAAGATCAGCGGCCGGCTGGTCGTATTCGCGGCGATGGATTTCAGGTTCATGGGCGGCAGCATGGGTTCGGTCATCGGTGAAAAGGTCGCGCGCAGCGTACGTTTGGCCTGCGAAAAAGAGGTCCCGCTCATTATCCTGTCCACCTCGGGCGGCGCCCGGATGCAAGAGGGGATATTTTCCCTGATGCAGATGTCAAAGACTTCTGCCGAACTGGCCTTGCTGGCGCAGAAGAAGATCCTGTTCATCTCCATCCTGACCAACCCCACGACCGCCGGCGTCATGGCATCGTACGCTTCGCTGGGTGATATCATCATCGCGGAACCAGGCGCGCTGCTTGGTTTTACCGGTGCGCGGGTCATAGAACAGACGATCGGCGAAAAACTGCCGCCGGGTTTCCAACGCTCAGAATTCATGATCGAGCACGGGCTTGTCGACATGCTCGTATCGAGGAAAGATTTGAAGAACACTCTGGTCCGGATATTGAATATCGTCGTGCCGAAATAG
- a CDS encoding aspartate-semialdehyde dehydrogenase has protein sequence MMRNVAVLGATGLVGQEVIKILEQRNFLMDELFPFASERSEGQKVIFRDREFDILAEYESFLDKADIVFGCLDTDLSREIVPKFAGRSVVIDNSAAYREDPDVPLVIPEVNPQRIKEHKGIIANPNCSTIQMLVPLWPLHKKFKIRRIFVATYQSVSGYGKDAIEELQLEHEYLAMGVNIEKFPESVFPHPIGANVIPQIGDFDEAGYTKEENKMINETRKIFEDNGILVSPTCVRVPVLISHSEAVSIDLEQPVSVNEAKELLKTAPGVVVLEEDKDYPVPVQCACRDEVFVGRIRKDPAFENGLAMWIVADNVRKGAALNAVQIAELL, from the coding sequence ATCATGAGAAATGTCGCGGTGCTGGGAGCCACTGGCTTGGTCGGGCAGGAAGTCATCAAGATCCTCGAACAGAGGAATTTCCTGATGGATGAATTATTCCCGTTCGCATCCGAGCGCAGTGAAGGACAGAAGGTGATATTCAGGGACCGCGAATTTGATATCCTTGCTGAGTACGAGAGTTTCCTCGACAAGGCAGATATCGTCTTTGGATGCCTGGACACGGATCTATCCAGGGAGATCGTTCCCAAATTCGCGGGCCGATCGGTCGTGATCGATAATTCGGCGGCATACCGCGAGGATCCGGACGTACCGCTGGTGATCCCTGAGGTCAATCCTCAAAGGATCAAGGAACATAAGGGAATAATCGCCAATCCCAATTGCTCGACGATCCAGATGCTGGTGCCGTTATGGCCGCTGCACAAAAAGTTCAAGATCCGCCGGATCTTTGTCGCCACCTACCAATCGGTCTCCGGTTACGGAAAGGATGCGATCGAGGAGCTGCAGCTGGAGCACGAGTATCTTGCCATGGGCGTGAATATCGAGAAATTCCCGGAAAGTGTTTTCCCGCATCCAATCGGCGCCAACGTGATACCGCAGATCGGCGACTTTGACGAGGCCGGGTACACCAAGGAAGAGAACAAAATGATCAACGAGACGCGCAAGATATTCGAGGATAACGGGATTCTGGTATCACCGACCTGTGTTCGGGTCCCGGTTCTGATCAGCCACAGCGAAGCCGTGTCGATCGATCTGGAGCAGCCGGTTTCGGTCAATGAAGCGAAGGAACTGCTGAAGACCGCTCCGGGTGTTGTTGTCCTGGAGGAAGACAAGGATTACCCCGTACCGGTCCAGTGTGCCTGCCGGGACGAGGTTTTTGTCGGCCGGATCCGCAAAGATCCGGCGTTCGAGAACGGTCTGGCCATGTGGATCGTTGCCGACAACGTGCGCAAGGGCGCGGCTTTGAACGCGGTCCAGATCGCCGAACTGCTGTAA
- a CDS encoding phosphoribosylaminoimidazolesuccinocarboxamide synthase, translated as MNEAISTLNIEGFKKFKSGKVREVFSVDDRILIVATDRISAFDWVLPTLIPLKGRILTGLSVFWFEKTRHITENHLITSDIDAYPTALKKHRDMLQHRSMLVKKVKVFPVECVVRGYISGSAWKDYQATGMVTGVKYANLKQCDKFAEPVFTPATKAESGHDENITFEQAAKLIGKEHAAQLREKSIALYTFAHDYALKRGIIIADTKFEFGLADGKIMLADEIFTPDSSRFWEAGLYKPGQDQPSYDKQFVRNYLISVKWDRNSPPPDLPAEIVEKTVSRYKEAFTRLTGKNL; from the coding sequence ATGAATGAAGCGATCAGTACATTGAACATCGAAGGATTTAAAAAATTCAAGTCCGGAAAAGTACGGGAAGTATTCAGCGTCGATGATCGCATCCTGATCGTGGCGACCGACCGCATCTCGGCATTTGACTGGGTCCTGCCTACGCTGATCCCCTTAAAGGGCCGGATCCTGACCGGACTATCCGTGTTCTGGTTTGAAAAAACCAGGCATATCACGGAGAACCATTTGATAACTTCCGATATCGACGCCTACCCTACGGCTTTGAAAAAACACCGGGATATGCTGCAACACCGCTCCATGCTGGTAAAGAAGGTCAAAGTATTCCCGGTCGAGTGCGTTGTGCGCGGCTACATCTCGGGTTCAGCGTGGAAGGATTATCAGGCAACGGGTATGGTGACCGGTGTAAAATACGCAAACTTGAAACAGTGCGATAAATTCGCCGAACCGGTCTTCACGCCGGCGACAAAAGCCGAATCCGGGCATGACGAAAATATAACTTTCGAACAAGCGGCCAAGCTCATTGGCAAAGAACACGCCGCGCAGCTGCGCGAAAAAAGTATCGCACTTTATACTTTTGCCCATGACTACGCGCTGAAAAGGGGTATTATCATCGCCGATACGAAATTTGAATTTGGCCTGGCCGACGGGAAGATCATGCTCGCGGATGAGATCTTTACCCCGGATTCAAGCCGTTTCTGGGAAGCGGGATTATACAAACCCGGACAGGACCAGCCTTCATACGACAAACAGTTCGTCAGAAATTATCTCATAAGCGTCAAATGGGACCGAAATTCGCCGCCGCCTGATCTACCCGCCGAAATCGTTGAAAAAACCGTCTCGCGGTACAAGGAAGCCTTTACGCGGTTGACCGGTAAGAACCTTTAA